In Rheinheimera sp. MM224, one DNA window encodes the following:
- a CDS encoding DUF599 domain-containing protein, with translation MLTWIDLIAVLWFLSLWIGYTLVARRKARTASCLSFELRRKRNDWMKQMLNRDNKMADVALISTLERNVSFFASSTLLILAGLLTALASSGSISEVLSYLTPWATQNKETVQVKILFLAVIYVFAFFQFTWSLRQYGFGGVLIGAAPDGREMTAEEQALYANRTAKVIDQAGHSFNYGLRSIYFSLATLSWFIDPNLFMAMSVLVLLVMKHREFHSKALKALQEC, from the coding sequence ATGTTGACGTGGATTGATTTAATTGCGGTTCTTTGGTTTTTATCGCTCTGGATTGGGTACACCTTAGTGGCCAGACGTAAGGCCAGAACAGCCAGTTGTTTGTCTTTTGAGCTTCGCCGTAAGCGCAACGACTGGATGAAACAAATGCTGAACCGTGACAATAAAATGGCCGATGTAGCGCTGATTTCTACGCTGGAACGCAATGTATCGTTTTTTGCCTCCAGTACCTTGTTGATACTGGCGGGTTTATTAACGGCTTTGGCTTCAAGTGGCAGTATCAGTGAGGTATTAAGTTATTTGACGCCATGGGCTACTCAAAATAAAGAAACTGTGCAGGTGAAAATTCTGTTCCTGGCGGTGATTTATGTCTTTGCATTTTTCCAGTTCACCTGGTCATTACGTCAATATGGTTTTGGTGGAGTACTGATTGGTGCTGCACCAGATGGTCGTGAGATGACAGCAGAAGAACAGGCCTTGTATGCCAACAGAACAGCCAAGGTCATTGATCAGGCTGGGCATTCGTTTAACTATGGCTTGCGGTCGATTTATTTTTCGTTAGCTACTTTGTCCTGGTTTATTGACCCGAACTTATTTATGGCTATGTCTGTGCTGGTATTGCTGGTGATGAAACACCGCGAGTTTCATTCAAAGGCACTGAAGGCGTTGCAGGAATGCTGA
- a CDS encoding ATP-binding protein translates to MEQSRALKQQSQWLLPWHWLVPLFCLLCAGIVTEYQSRQLVEQRQNQALQQLVGLSGQLRSFVESELNTSLYMSLGLASHLRASDGKLSEKEMLFLLQNLLEQGKHIRNIGLAPDNVLTLIYPVQGNERALGLDYKNLPQQWPEIKQLIEEKEPKLVGPVALIQGGEGYVYRVPLFLNDGSYWGIISTVLDLTSFNQMLLQQANSLQVQVGIREKDQSSGALFGYSHLFSEDALVLDLNIKGAEWQIAVRFMDDATGWGLWQWRLLGASLSVVFCLMLAWLLYSYRRSALFADALQDNEMYSRRIMNSVLDVIVTTDVDGTIDRVNSAVSTVFGYLPIQLAGQPFSLLLASGQAEVLATQDPGEGAAIELLGVRHSGEIFAIDLSRNSTEHQGKARYVWLIRDISERKKVEQLKNEFVSTVSHELRTPLTAITGALGLAIGGALGELNEKQQHMLMLAQQNSQRLGKLINDLLDIEKLAVNKMQFKFRLWPLNELLRQAIELNQPVALQRQVRLELHCAEQNDLWVEVDEVRLQQVMANLLANAIRHSPTGAVVQVSMALSPKMVKVTVTDQGSGVASGFEPRLFEKFSQADSSDRRQVTGTGLGLAICKDLIKAMRGEIGYQRSEQGGACFYFTLPLATELSLE, encoded by the coding sequence ATGGAACAGAGCCGCGCGTTAAAACAACAATCCCAATGGCTATTGCCCTGGCACTGGTTGGTGCCGCTATTTTGTTTATTGTGCGCAGGAATAGTGACTGAATATCAATCGAGACAATTGGTCGAACAGCGGCAAAATCAGGCGCTGCAGCAGTTGGTAGGCTTATCTGGCCAGCTACGTTCTTTTGTCGAATCTGAATTAAACACCTCTTTGTATATGAGCCTTGGGCTGGCGTCCCATTTACGCGCCAGCGATGGCAAACTTTCCGAAAAAGAAATGTTGTTTTTACTACAAAACTTGCTGGAGCAAGGCAAACATATCCGCAATATAGGCTTGGCGCCTGACAATGTGCTGACACTGATTTATCCGGTGCAGGGCAATGAAAGAGCCTTAGGACTGGACTACAAAAACTTGCCTCAACAATGGCCTGAAATTAAACAGCTGATTGAAGAGAAAGAGCCCAAATTAGTGGGGCCAGTTGCCTTGATCCAAGGTGGGGAGGGGTATGTCTATCGCGTGCCGTTATTTCTGAATGATGGCAGCTACTGGGGCATTATCAGCACTGTACTGGATTTAACTTCCTTTAATCAGATGCTATTGCAACAAGCGAATAGTCTTCAGGTGCAGGTGGGGATCCGTGAAAAAGACCAATCTTCCGGCGCTTTGTTTGGTTATTCGCATTTATTCAGTGAAGATGCGCTGGTGCTGGATTTAAATATCAAAGGGGCGGAGTGGCAGATTGCTGTGCGTTTTATGGATGATGCTACGGGCTGGGGATTGTGGCAATGGCGTTTATTAGGAGCGTCCTTGTCGGTTGTATTTTGCCTGATGCTGGCCTGGTTGCTTTACTCCTACAGGCGCAGTGCCTTGTTCGCAGATGCACTGCAAGACAACGAAATGTATTCACGTCGTATTATGAACAGTGTACTGGACGTGATAGTGACCACAGATGTGGATGGTACCATCGACAGGGTCAACAGCGCTGTCAGCACTGTGTTTGGTTATTTACCTATTCAACTGGCGGGTCAACCTTTTAGTCTGTTGTTAGCGTCAGGGCAAGCCGAGGTATTGGCTACGCAAGATCCGGGGGAAGGGGCTGCGATTGAATTGCTGGGAGTTCGTCACAGCGGCGAAATTTTTGCGATAGATTTATCGCGTAACAGTACTGAACACCAGGGTAAAGCCCGTTATGTCTGGTTGATCCGCGATATTTCCGAGCGGAAAAAGGTAGAACAGTTAAAAAACGAATTTGTCTCTACCGTCAGTCATGAACTACGTACGCCCTTGACCGCTATCACCGGTGCTTTGGGTTTGGCTATAGGTGGAGCTCTGGGTGAGCTGAATGAAAAACAGCAGCATATGCTGATGCTTGCGCAACAAAATAGTCAGCGTTTGGGTAAGTTAATCAACGACTTGCTGGATATAGAAAAGCTGGCAGTGAATAAAATGCAGTTTAAATTCAGGCTCTGGCCTTTAAACGAGCTGCTCAGACAAGCCATAGAACTGAATCAGCCAGTGGCTTTGCAGCGTCAGGTGAGGCTGGAGCTCCACTGTGCTGAACAGAATGATTTGTGGGTAGAGGTCGATGAAGTGCGTTTGCAGCAGGTGATGGCTAATTTATTGGCTAATGCGATACGGCACTCGCCGACAGGGGCCGTAGTACAAGTCAGTATGGCGCTATCACCTAAAATGGTTAAAGTCACAGTAACTGATCAGGGAAGTGGCGTGGCATCGGGTTTCGAGCCTCGTTTGTTTGAGAAATTTTCACAGGCCGATTCATCGGATCGACGGCAAGTGACAGGGACAGGACTCGGCCTGGCTATCTGTAAAGACTTGATTAAAGCCATGCGTGGCGAAATTGGTTACCAGCGCTCTGAGCAAGGTGGAGCCTGTTTTTATTTTACCTTGCCTTTGGCAACTGAATTATCTCTGGAATAA
- a CDS encoding penicillin-binding protein activator: MFPSLYLCIVKSSKLKPFILLGSAIALASCSSAPQQVAPVKRAPVVQPIVEAEDEVEVVKIERPLSGADFIEQAGQQQGSEQQWQLLEAAKAHLQQGETEQALAISRVLAQQAAPDVQQANLLPFFQGLIAAGDHEDIEKFSSQYSLSSFRDEDKAAYLQSLAQYQSSRREPDKAVKTYLQLLALQPEQSAYQSALWQQLGMLTPDQLENLRQSSDPTTQGWAQLLQLHQQHLGNTPALTQAISDWQQQYPNLPSLQQLPAEIQQLSAVDAFSPKTIAVLLPFSSNFRQHAEAIQQGILAASANQQARLIFIDSQTEAAALKQQLAAEQVDFVIGPLLREQVDAISQQADWTIPTLFLNGKTDLVQQSADKFYFSLSVEDEAHQMAMLFKQKNYKQPVLMASRNPLSQRMAEQFGRDWKQIAGKEPEVYWFADQAGMESTIKQLLETAASEQRIREISQLAGEGVKAEPHSRQDIDAIYLLADPSQTRLLKPYIDVSVAPTKTTVPVYASSRSHQKSAEFTDRRDLQGLTFTEMPWMLSTGQQQEFRQQFEQLFPQQDETLQRLFAMGYDSYHLIFRLKQQQQFPALRYQGLTGNLALSTGGQVQRQLTWGKYSKDGLLTPRTP; encoded by the coding sequence ATGTTTCCTTCATTGTACCTGTGCATTGTGAAATCCAGCAAACTGAAGCCATTTATTCTTTTAGGCAGCGCCATAGCGTTAGCCAGTTGTTCTTCCGCACCACAGCAGGTTGCTCCGGTAAAACGAGCTCCTGTAGTCCAGCCTATTGTTGAGGCAGAAGATGAAGTGGAAGTCGTTAAAATCGAACGGCCTTTATCAGGCGCCGACTTTATTGAACAGGCAGGTCAACAGCAAGGTTCAGAACAGCAATGGCAATTGCTTGAAGCGGCCAAAGCGCATTTGCAACAAGGTGAAACAGAACAGGCATTAGCTATTAGCCGGGTTCTGGCACAACAAGCAGCACCTGATGTACAACAAGCTAACTTATTGCCCTTTTTTCAGGGCCTGATCGCAGCTGGCGATCATGAAGATATTGAAAAATTCAGCAGCCAGTATTCGTTAAGCTCGTTCAGAGATGAAGATAAAGCCGCTTATTTACAAAGCCTGGCTCAGTATCAAAGCAGCAGAAGAGAACCGGATAAAGCCGTTAAAACCTACCTGCAATTGCTGGCATTACAACCAGAGCAAAGCGCTTATCAAAGTGCTCTATGGCAACAACTGGGTATGCTGACACCGGACCAGTTAGAAAACCTGCGCCAAAGCTCAGATCCCACCACTCAGGGCTGGGCCCAGTTACTGCAACTGCATCAGCAGCATTTAGGTAACACTCCGGCTTTAACTCAGGCAATCAGCGATTGGCAACAGCAATACCCAAATCTGCCATCTTTGCAGCAACTACCAGCTGAAATTCAGCAATTAAGTGCTGTAGATGCATTTTCGCCTAAAACTATCGCCGTCTTGTTGCCTTTTAGCAGTAACTTCCGCCAGCACGCCGAAGCCATCCAACAAGGTATTCTGGCCGCCTCAGCCAACCAGCAAGCCCGTTTGATTTTTATCGACAGCCAAACCGAGGCTGCAGCTTTGAAGCAGCAACTGGCAGCAGAGCAAGTGGATTTTGTTATTGGGCCTTTGCTCAGAGAACAAGTGGATGCCATTTCACAACAAGCGGACTGGACTATTCCAACGCTGTTTTTAAATGGCAAAACCGATTTGGTGCAACAATCTGCCGATAAGTTTTATTTTTCCTTAAGTGTGGAAGATGAAGCGCACCAAATGGCCATGCTGTTTAAACAGAAAAACTATAAGCAACCTGTGCTGATGGCATCACGCAACCCGTTGAGCCAGCGTATGGCTGAACAATTTGGCCGTGACTGGAAACAAATAGCGGGGAAAGAACCTGAAGTCTATTGGTTTGCTGATCAGGCGGGTATGGAAAGCACCATCAAACAATTACTGGAAACCGCAGCCAGCGAGCAGCGTATCCGCGAAATCAGCCAGTTAGCTGGTGAAGGTGTCAAAGCTGAACCTCATAGCCGTCAGGATATAGACGCTATTTATTTATTGGCTGACCCTTCGCAAACCCGTTTACTGAAACCCTACATTGATGTGTCAGTCGCTCCGACTAAAACCACTGTGCCTGTGTACGCCAGTTCACGCAGCCATCAAAAGTCGGCAGAATTCACCGACCGCCGCGACCTGCAGGGTTTAACTTTTACCGAAATGCCATGGATGCTTAGTACGGGGCAGCAACAAGAATTCCGCCAGCAATTTGAACAACTGTTTCCACAGCAAGACGAAACCCTGCAGCGTTTATTTGCCATGGGGTACGATTCTTACCACTTAATTTTCCGTTTAAAGCAGCAGCAACAATTTCCAGCTCTGCGTTATCAGGGTTTAACAGGCAATCTGGCCTTGTCCACAGGTGGACAGGTTCAGCGACAGTTAACCTGGGGGAAATACAGTAAGGATGGTTTGCTGACACCACGGACCCCTTAA
- a CDS encoding SIS domain-containing protein, with protein MQDHIRQLFTENIQTMIATGEALSAPIENAAVSLVNCLINGGKVICCGEGASAALATHFAQLLLDQFEAERPCLPAFALLSNNSSLQPGNQENPDHLARQVRALGQAGDVLVAISMTGEEHNLIKAVEAALTKDMTVVALTVDNSGELSGLLGNQDTELKVPAHRPARVFECYTFLLHALCELIDITLFPQQGDL; from the coding sequence ATGCAAGACCATATCAGGCAACTTTTTACTGAAAATATTCAAACCATGATAGCGACAGGCGAAGCATTGTCTGCCCCTATCGAAAACGCCGCCGTCAGTCTGGTGAACTGCCTGATCAATGGCGGCAAAGTGATTTGTTGTGGCGAAGGCGCATCTGCTGCTTTAGCCACTCATTTTGCTCAGCTGTTATTGGATCAGTTTGAAGCCGAACGGCCTTGTTTACCGGCTTTTGCTTTGCTGAGTAACAACTCCAGCTTACAACCTGGTAATCAGGAAAACCCCGACCATCTGGCGCGTCAGGTACGGGCTTTAGGTCAGGCTGGTGATGTGCTGGTCGCAATTTCAATGACAGGCGAAGAACATAATCTGATTAAAGCGGTCGAAGCTGCTTTAACCAAAGATATGACTGTCGTGGCTTTAACTGTAGATAACAGTGGCGAATTATCGGGTTTATTAGGTAATCAGGACACAGAATTAAAGGTACCAGCGCACAGACCAGCGCGGGTGTTTGAATGTTATACCTTTTTACTGCACGCGTTATGCGAACTGATCGACATAACTCTGTTTCCGCAACAAGGAGATCTTTGA
- the dolP gene encoding division/outer membrane stress-associated lipid-binding lipoprotein, with amino-acid sequence MLNKLILVLLTSWLLQGCAAAVLAGGATAVKSAGDPRTLGSQIDDKSIQVKVIRALDENPETKKKGNINMTSYNGVVLLTGQVPNERVREVAGEVSRVEGVKDVHNQLRVASEISFGTGSKDSWITTRIKGKFLADEHVSGLNIKVVTENGEVFLMGLVSQQEAERAVNLARNVDGVARVIKAFEYKE; translated from the coding sequence ATGTTGAATAAATTAATACTGGTGTTACTGACCAGCTGGTTATTACAAGGTTGTGCCGCAGCTGTATTAGCAGGTGGAGCAACAGCTGTTAAATCAGCAGGCGATCCACGTACGCTGGGCAGTCAGATTGACGATAAAAGTATTCAGGTGAAGGTGATCCGGGCTTTAGACGAAAATCCTGAAACCAAGAAAAAGGGCAATATCAATATGACCAGTTACAACGGTGTAGTGCTGTTAACAGGTCAGGTACCCAACGAGCGTGTGCGTGAAGTGGCTGGTGAAGTATCCAGAGTGGAAGGCGTCAAAGACGTACATAACCAACTGCGTGTTGCCAGCGAAATCAGCTTTGGTACAGGCAGTAAAGACAGCTGGATCACTACCCGCATCAAAGGCAAATTTCTGGCCGATGAACACGTCAGTGGTTTAAATATCAAAGTAGTCACAGAAAACGGTGAAGTGTTTTTAATGGGTCTGGTCAGTCAGCAAGAAGCTGAAAGAGCAGTTAACTTAGCCCGCAACGTGGATGGCGTAGCCCGCGTTATTAAAGCTTTTGAATACAAAGAGTAA
- the rsmI gene encoding 16S rRNA (cytidine(1402)-2'-O)-methyltransferase: MTAQSGNLYIVATPIGNLDDISQRAIKTLSTVAWVAAEDTRHSGKLLSHLGISAKMLALHDHNEKQRAATLLQKLQAGEDVALISDAGTPLISDPGYSLVRLCRDAGVRVVPIPGPCALISALCCAGLPTDKFHFIGFLPAKSQQRQNVLSAIPQGVGTLICYETARRIKDCLEDVVKVFGAERELVLAKELTKTFENFVYGTAAEITAWLDEDPARCQGEMVLMIAPTLAAEEEINPAAQQTLKLLMSELPLKKAAALTAEIHGEKKNALYKLGLSWDTES, translated from the coding sequence ATGACTGCACAAAGCGGAAATTTATACATAGTAGCCACGCCTATTGGCAATTTAGATGACATCAGTCAGCGCGCCATCAAAACCTTAAGCACTGTGGCCTGGGTGGCGGCAGAAGATACAAGACACAGCGGTAAGTTACTCAGTCACTTAGGTATTTCAGCTAAAATGCTGGCGCTGCATGACCACAATGAAAAGCAACGAGCTGCCACTTTATTGCAGAAATTACAGGCAGGCGAAGACGTTGCCCTGATCTCAGATGCGGGCACGCCGCTGATTAGTGACCCGGGTTACAGTCTGGTGCGTTTATGCCGTGACGCTGGTGTACGTGTAGTACCAATACCTGGTCCTTGTGCTTTGATCAGCGCTTTGTGCTGCGCTGGTTTACCTACAGATAAATTCCATTTTATTGGCTTTTTACCTGCCAAAAGTCAGCAACGTCAAAATGTATTAAGTGCCATTCCACAAGGTGTAGGCACCTTAATTTGCTACGAAACGGCACGTCGTATCAAAGATTGTTTAGAAGATGTAGTGAAGGTGTTTGGTGCAGAACGTGAGCTGGTACTGGCCAAAGAGCTGACTAAAACCTTTGAAAACTTTGTCTATGGCACAGCTGCAGAGATCACAGCCTGGTTAGATGAAGACCCAGCCCGTTGTCAGGGCGAAATGGTGTTAATGATAGCGCCAACTTTAGCTGCCGAAGAAGAAATTAACCCGGCAGCTCAGCAAACTCTGAAGCTGCTGATGAGTGAATTACCACTGAAAAAAGCCGCCGCTTTAACGGCAGAAATTCACGGCGAAAAGAAAAATGCTTTGTATAAATTGGGTTTAAGCTGGGATACCGAATCGTAG
- a CDS encoding YraN family protein, with the protein MSTSTGQFYEQQALVFLQQQGLQLVQQNYSCRFGEIDLVMREQQTLVFVEVKFRRSNHFGGAAAAVTISKQQKLTRTAQCYLQSVGQQHCRFDVVAITEQPADIRWIKNAFAGTAN; encoded by the coding sequence ATGAGCACAAGCACTGGTCAGTTTTATGAACAACAGGCCTTAGTGTTTTTACAGCAACAAGGCTTACAACTGGTGCAGCAAAACTACAGTTGTCGCTTTGGTGAGATTGATTTAGTGATGCGCGAGCAACAGACGCTGGTTTTTGTTGAAGTGAAGTTCAGGCGCAGCAACCATTTTGGTGGTGCCGCTGCGGCCGTAACTATCAGCAAACAACAAAAGCTAACCCGTACTGCTCAGTGTTATTTACAAAGTGTTGGCCAACAGCATTGCCGTTTTGATGTAGTGGCCATTACCGAACAGCCAGCAGATATTCGCTGGATTAAGAACGCTTTTGCAGGAACAGCTAACTAA